The Thermodesulfovibrionales bacterium genomic interval AATGCAAAGAGACTCGAAAAAAAGGTCTACAGCGTTCCTGAAAAGATCGACAAGGAGATTGCCCGCCTCAAACTGAAGGCGATGGATATTGCCATCGACACCCTCACTCAGGAGCAGAAAAAATATCTGCAGAGCTGGGAAATGGGAACGTAAGATTCAGTGTCTGCGCGGGGGCAGCCATGCCCCTGCGGTCAGATATAGCTGACACGAGGAAGTGTCTCTGCCTATCATATTAATCTCTCTCATCTCCACAATAGGCTCTGTCCCCTCATTCCCACCGTCAACCCCCTTGTCTGTGTCGGATATTGAATTCCTCGCGGCGCCCTCTGTATACTTAAAGTAAGAAAGTAAGGAGGTAAATATATGCCTGCCGTTAAGATTGGACCAAAACACCAGATTACGATACCCAAAGAAGTCTTTAATTCTCTTAACCTTGAGGTCGGTGACTTCCTCGACACCCGCGTTAAAGAGAATATGATTGTCCTTATCCCCAAGAGACTGGTGGCCAAAGACCAGGAATGGTTCTGGACAAAGGAATGGCAGGAAAAAGAGCGCCAGGCGAACGAAGCCATAGCGAAA includes:
- a CDS encoding AbrB/MazE/SpoVT family DNA-binding domain-containing protein, which translates into the protein MPAVKIGPKHQITIPKEVFNSLNLEVGDFLDTRVKENMIVLIPKRLVAKDQEWFWTKEWQEKERQANEAIAKGDVTGPFSKASDPEGS